From Micromonospora rhizosphaerae, the proteins below share one genomic window:
- a CDS encoding alpha/beta hydrolase yields MSKAKRRLRGAAFTIAAVTAMTAAFPQPLSAAKPSSTAAVSGASAAAACDKAPTDVQVSDHFLPFTVPAGLMPDPQFDGLPAELQVHRVQPVYANGKCASVPNRAAVLIHGRTVYGPTVFDLRQPAPEGGELSVQKALARAGIDTFAPNLLGYGRSTRFAHGLDDPGNASLRAYTKDTCSFPEGCDRTHVPVFPLDQQGTRLLTNPLGGQRRAHSSNVRFARVDVFVRDIRQVIDDAIVRAQPSDGKVTLVGYSAGGQHVGRTLYANNPVLPGSDQYIAKVNRVVFAASLFGFSTEEPPEAGLATFPLHVFAGGGPGNLPADREAACTGRVVPGSREQVVAQIREEDPVGAQWGGTIPGQPTGLGRSPVFSSYGWNTDVARKMTTPTLVIHGLEDEVAPVVNADNIYGNLPASMTNKVLVKVACGSHTFVWEGCSGTRCTPTSGTPYGGKIGAPWAGPHSTLKAALIEWITSGTFNGFPSGQFTVNESGVASGP; encoded by the coding sequence ATGTCCAAAGCAAAGCGAAGACTCAGAGGGGCGGCATTCACGATTGCCGCAGTAACTGCGATGACTGCCGCATTCCCTCAGCCGCTCTCCGCAGCAAAGCCCTCATCGACGGCCGCTGTCAGCGGCGCGTCTGCGGCCGCCGCCTGCGACAAGGCGCCGACCGATGTGCAGGTCAGCGATCACTTTCTACCCTTCACCGTCCCCGCCGGGCTGATGCCCGACCCGCAGTTCGACGGGCTCCCGGCCGAACTGCAGGTGCACCGCGTCCAGCCCGTCTACGCCAACGGCAAGTGCGCCTCGGTGCCCAACAGGGCCGCAGTGCTGATCCACGGCCGCACCGTGTACGGCCCGACCGTGTTCGACCTGCGACAGCCCGCCCCCGAAGGCGGCGAGCTCAGCGTGCAGAAGGCGCTCGCCCGGGCAGGAATCGACACCTTCGCTCCCAACCTGCTCGGCTACGGCCGCTCGACGCGCTTCGCCCATGGCCTGGACGATCCGGGCAACGCAAGCCTGCGCGCCTACACCAAGGACACCTGCTCGTTCCCCGAGGGGTGCGACCGCACTCACGTTCCGGTGTTCCCCCTCGATCAGCAGGGGACGAGGCTGCTGACCAATCCGCTCGGCGGACAGCGGCGGGCGCACTCGAGCAACGTCCGATTCGCCCGTGTCGACGTCTTCGTGCGCGACATCCGTCAGGTCATCGACGACGCCATCGTGCGGGCGCAGCCGTCGGACGGCAAGGTAACCCTGGTGGGCTACTCGGCTGGCGGGCAGCACGTCGGCCGGACGCTGTACGCGAACAACCCGGTACTTCCCGGAAGCGACCAGTACATCGCAAAGGTCAACCGTGTCGTGTTCGCGGCGTCGCTCTTCGGCTTTTCGACCGAGGAACCGCCGGAGGCGGGCTTGGCTACCTTCCCGCTGCACGTCTTCGCCGGTGGCGGACCCGGGAACCTGCCGGCCGACCGCGAGGCGGCGTGCACCGGCCGTGTGGTCCCGGGCAGTCGGGAGCAGGTCGTGGCGCAGATCCGGGAGGAGGATCCTGTGGGCGCCCAGTGGGGAGGGACCATCCCCGGGCAGCCGACCGGCCTCGGCCGCAGTCCGGTTTTCTCCAGCTACGGCTGGAACACCGATGTCGCAAGAAAGATGACCACACCCACACTCGTCATCCACGGTCTTGAAGACGAGGTGGCGCCGGTGGTGAACGCGGACAACATCTACGGCAACCTCCCGGCCTCGATGACGAACAAGGTGCTAGTCAAGGTGGCGTGCGGAAGCCACACCTTTGTGTGGGAGGGCTGCTCCGGGACACGCTGCACCCCCACCTCGGGCACCCCCTACGGCGGCAAGATCGGCGCCCCTTGGGCTGGCCCCCATTCCACCCTCAAGGCGGCGCTGATCGAGTGGATCACGAGTGGAACCTTCAACGGCTTCCCGAGCGGACAGTTCACCGTCAACGAGAGCGGGGTGGCGAGCGGGCCCTGA
- a CDS encoding nitroreductase family protein: MGLLGLAGDYLANGVSGGLLVGLSGREAVPEETFQQLLRYLRTSPTTINIQPNRFHVLETQDGKDKLADALVGRFADNAEKVRNASHAIVFTTRKDIPDTHLQEIFEKERADGRFADPEIQKGWEAGASNFVEIQTENYGGDVLHWLEKNTYLVVGATMMAAASLGVDATPLEGFDRTTVDAAFDLTDTDYTTTLLLVLGYPDEARVSRQPVSRLDAEKIFTHM; encoded by the coding sequence CTGGGGCTTCTCGGCCTGGCTGGGGACTATCTCGCTAACGGTGTTTCCGGCGGTCTTCTAGTAGGTCTCAGCGGCCGGGAAGCGGTCCCGGAGGAGACGTTCCAGCAGCTGCTGCGTTACCTGCGCACCTCGCCGACGACGATCAACATCCAGCCGAACCGTTTCCACGTGCTGGAGACGCAGGATGGCAAGGACAAGCTCGCGGACGCACTGGTCGGCCGCTTCGCGGACAACGCGGAGAAGGTGCGCAACGCGTCGCACGCCATCGTCTTCACAACGCGCAAGGACATCCCCGACACGCACCTGCAGGAGATCTTCGAGAAGGAGCGCGCCGACGGGCGCTTCGCCGACCCGGAGATCCAGAAGGGATGGGAGGCGGGCGCCTCCAACTTCGTGGAGATCCAGACGGAGAACTATGGCGGGGACGTGCTCCACTGGCTTGAGAAGAACACCTACCTCGTCGTCGGCGCCACGATGATGGCCGCGGCATCCCTCGGGGTGGACGCGACGCCGCTCGAGGGCTTCGACCGCACGACCGTGGACGCGGCCTTCGACCTGACCGACACCGACTACACGACCACGCTGCTTCTGGTGCTCGGCTACCCCGACGAGGCTCGGGTCTCCCGCCAGCCGGTCTCGCGGCTCGACGCGGAGAAGATCTTCACGCACATGTGA
- a CDS encoding winged helix-turn-helix transcriptional regulator: protein MPIQRGYRQACGVARGLDIVGERWALLVVRELLLGPKRFTDLQQALPTASPNALSDRLRELADAGVVRRRQLPPPGNVRVYELTAWGRGLEPIVVALGTWALAAPPTVEQVFVSADSAMLSIRTFFVPMPERPEATLRIELRDHGPAGVFGVRLTPTGAEVTHEPPEKPHAVLITTTDALLAAFGSHDLARLVAAGAAIIGDPEVVRHLVAGTRVPGATDQHSNGTPGGTLGRTV from the coding sequence GTGCCGATTCAGCGGGGTTATCGGCAGGCGTGCGGCGTTGCTCGCGGCCTCGACATCGTGGGGGAGCGGTGGGCGCTGCTCGTGGTGCGCGAGCTGCTGCTCGGGCCGAAACGGTTCACCGACCTCCAGCAGGCGCTCCCCACCGCCAGCCCGAACGCACTGTCCGACCGGCTGCGCGAGCTGGCCGACGCGGGCGTCGTACGCCGTCGGCAGCTGCCTCCGCCGGGCAATGTGCGGGTCTACGAGCTGACGGCGTGGGGTCGCGGCCTCGAGCCGATCGTGGTCGCGCTTGGTACCTGGGCGCTGGCCGCCCCGCCGACCGTGGAACAGGTCTTCGTGAGCGCGGACAGCGCCATGCTGAGCATCCGCACCTTCTTCGTGCCGATGCCGGAGCGGCCCGAGGCGACGCTCCGGATCGAACTACGCGACCACGGTCCCGCCGGGGTGTTCGGCGTCCGCCTCACGCCGACCGGCGCCGAGGTCACCCACGAGCCGCCCGAAAAGCCGCACGCCGTCCTGATCACCACGACGGATGCCCTCCTCGCCGCCTTCGGCAGCCACGACCTCGCCAGGCTCGTAGCGGCCGGCGCCGCCATCATCGGTGATCCCGAGGTCGTCCGCCATCTCGTCGCGGGTACACGCGTCCCGGGCGCCACAGATCAGCACTCAAACGGCACTCCCGGCGGGACACTGGGACGAACGGTGTAA
- a CDS encoding MmcQ/YjbR family DNA-binding protein, producing the protein MQIDKAVQDRAAARAAELPGSEHTHQVTGDWEVWKVGGKVFMLQTSMPGEPVVILKADPSDAETLRAAHASISPGYHMNKKHWITVRAGADVEPALVDNLVTESYLLVVAGLPKQSRPVDPASFRVPPSAD; encoded by the coding sequence ATGCAGATTGATAAGGCAGTGCAGGATCGAGCCGCGGCCCGCGCCGCCGAGCTTCCCGGCTCCGAGCACACACACCAGGTCACCGGCGACTGGGAGGTATGGAAAGTCGGCGGCAAGGTGTTCATGCTACAGACGTCCATGCCCGGCGAGCCCGTCGTGATCCTGAAAGCGGATCCATCCGACGCGGAGACGCTCCGCGCAGCTCACGCGAGCATCTCGCCCGGCTACCACATGAACAAGAAGCACTGGATCACGGTGCGGGCGGGTGCGGACGTCGAGCCCGCGCTTGTCGACAATCTCGTGACCGAGTCGTACCTCCTCGTCGTCGCCGGCCTGCCGAAGCAGAGCCGTCCCGTCGATCCCGCTTCGTTCCGCGTCCCGCCCTCCGCCGACTGA
- a CDS encoding DinB family protein, translating into MTVAVDAEITALMQCLQRQRNHVLGAVEGLSDEALRRPVLPSGWSCLGMLQHLTLSVERLWFRAVVAGDPEVIDLVGSQDSPWQVAPELPAGDVLDCYRHEASLADAVIAASSADADLAWWPFPEGEWRLHNLRDVLLHVITETACHAGHLDAVRELIDGQQWLVNT; encoded by the coding sequence ATGACGGTGGCAGTCGACGCCGAGATCACCGCGTTGATGCAGTGCCTCCAGAGGCAGCGAAACCACGTGCTGGGTGCCGTGGAAGGACTGAGCGATGAGGCGCTGCGGCGCCCCGTGCTGCCCTCTGGGTGGAGCTGCCTGGGGATGCTGCAGCACCTCACGCTGTCGGTGGAGCGTTTGTGGTTCCGCGCTGTTGTAGCCGGCGACCCGGAGGTCATCGACCTGGTCGGCAGCCAAGACAGCCCATGGCAGGTAGCTCCGGAACTACCCGCCGGCGATGTCCTTGACTGCTATCGCCATGAGGCTTCCCTGGCGGATGCCGTCATCGCCGCCTCATCTGCCGATGCCGACCTGGCCTGGTGGCCCTTCCCCGAGGGCGAGTGGCGCCTGCACAATCTTCGGGATGTCCTGCTCCATGTGATCACTGAGACCGCCTGCCACGCCGGACACCTCGACGCGGTTCGCGAGCTCATCGACGGGCAACAGTGGCTGGTGAACACCTGA
- a CDS encoding DUF899 family protein, with amino-acid sequence MTTPATPPITDRETWQKQLDELRLREKAHTREGDAIAAARRRLPMVEVDPTTRLVGADGPVPLLDVFEGRAQLFASYHMWHPGRPAADQCEGCTFFTGQVLELSYLHSRDVTFAVFCQGPFEETSRYRDFMGWEAPWYSVPAESLDSLVAGRAFGMKACYLRQGDRVFETYWTTGRGVEAMAPSYGLLDMTVYGRQEDWEDSPEGWPQRFRTDGDQFRLDGRPTSQWSRLAAGRNDDLGASGPAGSAHQCCH; translated from the coding sequence ATGACCACGCCAGCGACACCCCCGATCACCGACCGCGAGACCTGGCAGAAGCAGCTCGACGAGCTGCGGCTCCGTGAGAAGGCGCACACCCGGGAGGGCGACGCCATCGCCGCCGCCCGCCGGCGGTTGCCGATGGTCGAGGTCGACCCGACCACCCGTCTGGTCGGTGCCGACGGCCCGGTGCCCCTGCTCGACGTCTTCGAGGGAAGGGCCCAGCTGTTCGCGTCGTACCACATGTGGCACCCGGGCAGGCCGGCCGCCGACCAGTGCGAGGGCTGCACGTTCTTCACCGGCCAGGTGCTCGAGTTGTCCTACCTGCACTCGCGCGACGTCACGTTCGCGGTCTTCTGCCAGGGGCCGTTCGAGGAGACCTCGCGCTACCGCGACTTCATGGGCTGGGAGGCGCCCTGGTACTCGGTGCCCGCGGAGTCGCTCGACTCCCTCGTCGCCGGGCGCGCGTTCGGGATGAAGGCGTGCTACCTGCGCCAGGGCGACCGAGTGTTCGAGACCTACTGGACCACCGGGCGGGGCGTCGAGGCGATGGCGCCGTCGTACGGCCTGCTCGACATGACCGTCTACGGTCGCCAGGAGGACTGGGAGGACTCGCCGGAAGGCTGGCCGCAACGCTTCCGGACCGACGGCGACCAGTTCCGGCTCGACGGCCGGCCCACATCGCAGTGGTCGCGCCTCGCCGCCGGCCGTAACGACGACCTCGGCGCCTCCGGGCCCGCCGGCAGCGCGCACCAGTGCTGCCACTGA
- a CDS encoding HNH endonuclease family protein, giving the protein MTRTARWAATLPAAVTATTALTAAPAYAETYSAYLRTAVSNLPVATEVRTGYDRSLFPHWIDADGDGCNTRNEVLIAEATTKPSVGFGCSLSGGRWYSYYDNAYWTVTSDLDIDHMVPLAEAWDSGARNWTTSRRQAFANDLGDSRPLVAVTDNVNQAKGDQDPATWMPPYSSARCRYINEWVATKIRWRLTVDASEKNALTSWANSCPNVTITVVRAF; this is encoded by the coding sequence GTGACCCGTACTGCGCGCTGGGCCGCCACCCTGCCGGCCGCCGTCACCGCCACCACGGCCCTGACCGCCGCCCCCGCCTACGCCGAGACCTATTCCGCTTACCTGCGCACTGCCGTGTCGAACCTGCCCGTGGCCACCGAGGTTCGCACCGGCTACGACCGGAGCCTGTTCCCGCACTGGATCGACGCGGACGGGGACGGCTGCAACACCCGCAACGAGGTCCTCATCGCCGAAGCCACCACCAAACCGTCCGTGGGCTTTGGCTGCTCCTTGTCGGGCGGGCGCTGGTACTCCTACTACGACAACGCCTACTGGACTGTCACCAGCGACCTCGACATCGACCACATGGTGCCCCTGGCCGAAGCCTGGGACTCTGGCGCCCGGAACTGGACCACCAGCCGCCGCCAGGCCTTCGCCAACGACCTCGGCGACTCCCGCCCGCTGGTTGCGGTCACCGACAACGTCAACCAGGCCAAGGGCGACCAGGACCCGGCCACCTGGATGCCCCCCTACAGCTCGGCCCGCTGCCGGTACATCAACGAATGGGTCGCCACCAAGATCCGCTGGCGGCTCACCGTCGACGCCTCGGAGAAGAATGCCCTGACGAGCTGGGCGAACTCCTGCCCCAACGTCACCATCACCGTCGTCCGGGCCTTCTGA
- a CDS encoding ATP-dependent DNA ligase, whose translation MSPAWWWETSPGGLVLRRPVAPMLAAPVDSVPEGPNLVYEPKWDGWRALAFRGASDVYLQSRAGRNLTPYFPDITRAVRAFVPPGAVLDGELVVWERGRTNFALLQRRVTAGRQLLREAREHPAYYVTFDLLVDAGAEPVLDAPLVERRARLLRLLAGGPPQLAVTPQSADVAEVSEWLTTWTTAGVEGVVIKRLDSRYEPGRRGWAKFRARATTEAIIGGVTGSIRNPETALLGRFDRRGRLRYTGRTHSLATAQRQELARLLSPPRPTERRTVIHPWPDPLPAAWSGQFERPAPLRYAQVEPTVVAEIQVDTAYEHHRWRHWVRYARPRPDLSVYDVPLILDEGEDPFSAYTRSA comes from the coding sequence ATGAGCCCGGCCTGGTGGTGGGAGACGTCGCCAGGTGGGCTGGTGCTACGCCGGCCTGTCGCCCCGATGCTGGCCGCGCCGGTCGACTCGGTGCCCGAGGGCCCGAACCTGGTCTATGAACCGAAGTGGGATGGCTGGCGGGCCCTGGCGTTCCGCGGAGCCTCCGACGTCTACTTGCAATCACGCGCCGGCAGGAATCTGACGCCGTACTTCCCGGACATCACACGGGCGGTGCGGGCCTTCGTCCCGCCCGGTGCGGTGCTCGACGGGGAACTGGTCGTCTGGGAGCGCGGGCGGACGAACTTCGCCCTGCTGCAGCGGCGGGTCACCGCCGGTCGACAGCTGCTGCGCGAAGCCCGCGAGCACCCCGCCTACTACGTCACCTTCGACCTCCTCGTCGACGCCGGCGCAGAGCCGGTGCTCGACGCCCCGCTGGTCGAGCGTCGTGCCCGGCTGCTGCGGCTGCTTGCCGGCGGCCCGCCGCAGCTGGCGGTCACCCCGCAGAGCGCCGACGTCGCGGAGGTCAGCGAATGGCTCACCACCTGGACCACGGCCGGCGTGGAAGGTGTCGTGATCAAACGCCTCGACAGCCGCTACGAGCCTGGCCGGCGAGGGTGGGCGAAGTTCCGGGCCCGTGCCACGACGGAGGCGATCATCGGCGGCGTGACTGGCAGCATCCGCAACCCCGAGACGGCTCTGCTCGGCCGGTTCGACCGGCGCGGGCGGCTCCGGTACACCGGCCGGACGCACTCGCTGGCCACGGCGCAGCGCCAGGAGCTGGCGAGACTGCTGTCCCCGCCACGTCCGACCGAGAGGCGTACGGTCATCCACCCCTGGCCCGATCCGCTACCGGCTGCCTGGTCCGGCCAGTTCGAGCGGCCTGCGCCGCTGCGCTACGCCCAGGTCGAGCCGACCGTGGTGGCTGAGATTCAGGTGGATACGGCCTATGAGCACCACCGATGGCGTCACTGGGTGCGGTACGCGCGGCCGAGGCCCGACCTGTCGGTGTACGACGTGCCGCTGATCCTCGACGAAGGCGAAGACCCCTTCTCCGCGTACACGCGCAGCGCCTGA
- a CDS encoding endonuclease/exonuclease/phosphatase family protein, which yields MTSPLTVMTWNVENLFPAGHKDGPPDQETYGVKIAYLATTIRGLNPDVVALQEVGDPQCAQDLARAVGDGWQVQLSDHSDGRRIRVGVLSPHPVTVEDQVVDLPEAGLPAVPDVDGTTLTRMGRGALQVHVDVGSGLRLVTCHLKSKLLTYPDNRRYPKSEDERARGAGYALLRRAAEAVAVRVQLNKIMTASATDGEPGVPTFLCGDLNDGPDAVTTTLLSGPSDGDINRPDKGDPVRLYNLAPILPIGRAYSRIYQGRGELIDHILVSRDLRLRVASVDSLVDDIGSITESTDTRRPATVPDHAPVIARFHA from the coding sequence ATGACGTCACCGTTGACCGTGATGACGTGGAACGTGGAAAACCTCTTTCCCGCCGGCCACAAGGACGGACCTCCAGACCAGGAGACCTACGGCGTCAAGATTGCCTACCTGGCCACGACCATCCGAGGTCTCAACCCGGACGTGGTCGCCTTGCAGGAGGTGGGCGACCCGCAGTGCGCCCAAGACCTCGCCAGGGCGGTCGGCGACGGCTGGCAGGTCCAACTCTCCGACCACTCGGATGGCCGGCGTATCCGAGTCGGCGTCCTGTCGCCCCACCCCGTCACCGTCGAGGACCAGGTCGTCGACCTTCCCGAGGCCGGCCTGCCGGCGGTACCCGACGTCGATGGCACCACCCTCACCCGGATGGGCCGCGGCGCCCTTCAAGTCCACGTCGACGTCGGCAGCGGCCTGCGGCTGGTCACCTGCCACCTCAAGTCAAAGCTGCTGACCTACCCCGACAACCGCCGCTACCCCAAGAGCGAGGACGAACGCGCCCGGGGCGCCGGATACGCCCTCCTACGGCGGGCCGCCGAAGCCGTCGCCGTCCGCGTGCAACTCAACAAGATCATGACCGCCTCCGCCACCGACGGCGAACCCGGCGTACCCACCTTTCTCTGCGGGGACCTCAACGACGGCCCCGACGCCGTCACCACCACCCTGCTCAGCGGCCCCAGCGACGGAGACATCAACCGGCCCGACAAGGGCGACCCCGTCCGGCTGTACAACCTCGCCCCGATCCTGCCGATTGGGAGGGCCTACTCACGCATCTATCAAGGACGAGGCGAACTCATCGACCACATCCTCGTCTCCCGCGACCTGCGCCTACGAGTCGCCAGCGTCGACAGCCTCGTCGACGACATCGGCTCGATCACCGAGTCCACCGACACCCGACGCCCCGCTACCGTCCCCGACCACGCCCCCGTCATCGCCCGCTTCCACGCCTGA
- a CDS encoding MFS transporter, with the protein MSQPGVRGMGAPTTSAGTSRAGSGAGGGAGGRKLGAYLVDRRPLAIPAFRRLWVASLIAAVGGSFGVLAIPTQLFTLTGSSAAVGVSAAVSLVALVVSALWGGALADAMDRRRLLLVAHGCLALTYVGLWAQAALDLRSVLALMALVACQGLSYGAVMAAMGAAVPRVVPAELLAAANGLSSLVRYTGSIVGPLLAGVLIPAVGLGALYLLDTLALLLVMWSVFRLPRLPPRPSVPAPVLVPRPGTPSLVGASAAPRRSTVGQLLDGFRYLFSRPLLVALIGVDLAAMVFGAPWALYPELAEREFGGTAGGGFELGVLYASYPAGVFAVGMVSGVFTRARRHGALMVSAAAAWGVTVVLLGLAPQLWLAAAALLLGGGVNFVLSMFRRAISQASTDDTLRGRIEGSMIVVTMGGPQIGNLLHGVTGAAWGPRWAISVGGGLTILGVAAIIRAVPQLWQYDAAH; encoded by the coding sequence ATGAGCCAGCCGGGGGTTAGGGGTATGGGAGCGCCGACGACGTCAGCGGGAACCAGCAGGGCCGGTAGCGGTGCCGGAGGGGGCGCCGGGGGACGCAAGCTGGGTGCGTATCTGGTGGACCGGCGTCCACTGGCGATCCCCGCATTTAGGCGGTTGTGGGTCGCGTCGTTGATCGCCGCGGTGGGTGGTTCGTTCGGTGTGCTTGCCATTCCCACGCAGCTGTTCACGTTGACCGGCTCGTCTGCGGCTGTTGGGGTCTCGGCTGCGGTGTCGCTGGTCGCGTTGGTGGTCTCGGCGTTGTGGGGTGGTGCTCTCGCCGACGCCATGGACCGGCGTCGGCTGTTACTGGTCGCACACGGTTGCCTGGCTCTGACGTACGTGGGGCTGTGGGCGCAGGCGGCACTGGACCTGCGGTCGGTACTGGCGTTGATGGCACTGGTTGCTTGCCAGGGCCTCAGCTACGGAGCGGTCATGGCGGCGATGGGCGCGGCGGTGCCCCGCGTGGTGCCGGCCGAGCTGCTAGCCGCCGCCAACGGATTGAGCTCGCTGGTCCGGTACACCGGGTCGATCGTGGGCCCGCTGCTGGCCGGTGTGTTGATCCCGGCGGTGGGACTCGGCGCGTTGTACCTGTTGGACACGCTGGCACTGCTGCTCGTCATGTGGTCGGTGTTCCGGCTGCCCCGGCTCCCTCCGCGACCGAGCGTGCCTGCACCGGTGCTGGTGCCGCGCCCTGGGACGCCTTCCTTGGTCGGCGCGAGCGCCGCGCCGCGTCGGTCGACGGTCGGCCAGCTGCTGGACGGTTTCCGATATCTCTTCTCCCGGCCGCTGCTGGTGGCGCTGATCGGGGTGGACCTGGCCGCCATGGTATTCGGGGCACCGTGGGCGCTCTACCCGGAACTGGCCGAGCGGGAGTTCGGCGGCACGGCCGGGGGTGGGTTCGAGCTCGGGGTGCTCTACGCCAGCTACCCGGCAGGAGTGTTCGCGGTCGGGATGGTGTCGGGCGTGTTCACCCGTGCCCGGCGGCACGGTGCGCTGATGGTGTCCGCCGCTGCCGCCTGGGGTGTGACGGTCGTTCTGCTGGGGCTGGCACCCCAGCTGTGGCTCGCCGCCGCGGCGCTCCTGCTCGGCGGCGGCGTCAACTTCGTGCTCAGCATGTTTCGACGGGCCATCAGCCAGGCGAGCACCGACGACACGCTGCGCGGCAGGATCGAGGGCTCGATGATCGTTGTCACGATGGGCGGCCCACAGATCGGCAACCTCCTGCATGGCGTAACGGGCGCGGCATGGGGACCGCGCTGGGCAATTTCCGTGGGTGGAGGGCTGACCATCCTGGGCGTGGCAGCAATCATCCGGGCGGTGCCGCAGCTGTGGCAGTACGACGCGGCGCACTGA
- a CDS encoding NADP-dependent oxidoreductase, with protein sequence MKAIVAMDQAAEAAGITLAERPEPTPAINDVVVEVHASGFVPAEWAWPSTWVDRSGHDRAQAIIGHEFAGVVSSLGYGTTGLSLGQRVFGITDWHRDGTLAEYAAVEARNLAPLPGNVDFTVGASLPISGLTAWQGLFQHGRLQAGQSVLAHGAAGAVGSVVTQLAREFGAYVIGTGRAADRQAALDFGANEFLDLDHEDLDDIGGVDLVFDVIGGDIQRRSASIIRPGGTLVSVVGPVEARPVDGLAVDFVVESVPSQLMEIVDRVRDGRLRTHIGTVATLDDAIPALNPTERRKGKTVIRVRP encoded by the coding sequence ATGAAGGCAATCGTCGCGATGGATCAGGCCGCGGAAGCAGCCGGGATCACACTCGCGGAGCGGCCTGAGCCGACGCCGGCGATCAACGACGTCGTCGTTGAAGTCCACGCGTCGGGCTTCGTCCCCGCGGAGTGGGCGTGGCCCTCGACGTGGGTCGATCGCTCCGGTCACGATCGCGCCCAGGCGATCATCGGCCACGAGTTCGCCGGAGTGGTCTCCTCCCTCGGCTACGGCACGACGGGACTCTCGTTGGGACAGCGGGTGTTCGGGATCACGGACTGGCACCGCGATGGAACGCTGGCTGAGTACGCGGCCGTGGAGGCACGCAACCTTGCGCCGCTGCCGGGGAACGTCGACTTCACGGTGGGTGCGAGTCTGCCGATCTCCGGCCTGACCGCGTGGCAGGGCCTGTTCCAGCACGGTCGTCTTCAGGCGGGGCAGAGCGTCCTCGCACACGGCGCCGCCGGCGCCGTCGGATCAGTGGTGACGCAGCTCGCCCGGGAGTTCGGCGCCTACGTCATCGGTACCGGTCGGGCGGCGGACCGCCAGGCGGCGCTCGACTTCGGCGCGAACGAGTTCCTCGACCTCGACCACGAGGATCTCGACGACATCGGCGGGGTCGACCTGGTCTTCGATGTCATCGGCGGTGATATCCAAAGGCGCTCGGCGAGCATCATCCGGCCTGGCGGGACGCTGGTGTCGGTGGTCGGACCTGTTGAGGCTCGCCCTGTCGACGGCTTGGCGGTCGACTTCGTCGTCGAGTCCGTTCCGAGTCAGCTAATGGAGATCGTCGACCGGGTGCGAGACGGGCGCCTTCGCACGCACATCGGAACAGTCGCGACTCTCGACGACGCCATTCCCGCGCTCAACCCGACCGAGCGGCGCAAGGGCAAGACCGTCATTCGCGTGCGCCCCTGA
- a CDS encoding DUF5134 domain-containing protein — protein sequence MIGIAPLRWLLTVAFGGAAAFHLLRCLRPPAARLCPVAEDRLSEMLHLVMGLSMIAMIWRWGAAVPAAAWIAIFMMSTAWFAVRAVRTPRGRALPVFFATATGTMVWMSASAPGDASAVGHSGMDMAGMAHAPVGCAGWASALLGGYLVLAAFWWVGRGMRIGGLSTATTNAVACPLDWSALCHGVMSAGMGIALLAMA from the coding sequence ATGATCGGCATTGCCCCCCTCCGATGGCTGCTGACGGTGGCGTTCGGAGGGGCGGCCGCCTTTCACCTGCTCCGGTGCCTGCGCCCACCCGCTGCGCGGCTCTGTCCGGTGGCGGAGGATCGACTCTCCGAGATGTTGCACCTGGTCATGGGCCTATCGATGATCGCGATGATCTGGCGGTGGGGCGCGGCGGTCCCGGCAGCAGCCTGGATTGCCATTTTTATGATGTCGACGGCGTGGTTCGCGGTGCGGGCGGTGCGGACGCCGCGCGGTCGCGCCCTCCCGGTGTTCTTCGCCACCGCCACAGGGACCATGGTGTGGATGAGTGCCTCGGCACCGGGGGACGCCTCCGCCGTCGGTCACAGTGGTATGGACATGGCCGGGATGGCTCATGCGCCGGTCGGATGCGCCGGATGGGCCAGTGCGCTGCTCGGGGGGTACCTGGTACTCGCCGCATTCTGGTGGGTTGGCCGCGGGATGCGCATCGGTGGACTGTCCACGGCGACGACGAACGCGGTGGCGTGTCCGCTGGACTGGTCGGCACTGTGCCACGGCGTGATGAGCGCGGGTATGGGCATCGCCCTGCTCGCGATGGCGTAA